One Augochlora pura isolate Apur16 chromosome 10, APUR_v2.2.1, whole genome shotgun sequence DNA window includes the following coding sequences:
- the LOC144475474 gene encoding uncharacterized protein LOC144475474 — translation MHNKGDKLTFLQINLHRCRLAQDLLLQYVSEKGIHVVIISELYRILSHWYSDSNADAAIWVTPLARKKFINIKKITNKKGIVAAAVDELKIYSCYISPNIRRHEFLKRLNELEREVTRLGSKNTIIAGDFNAKSIAWGSKNTDKRGYDIMEMAYQTRPMYCKECRQSHIRKDGQNVTN, via the coding sequence ATGCACAATAAAGGAGACAAGTTAACCTTTCTACAAATCAACCTCCACAGATGCAGGCTGGCTCAAGACCTCCTACTACAATACGTCAGCGAAAAAGGCATACATGTGGTAATTATATCTGAGCTCTACCGTATCCTCTCGCACTGGTATTCAGATTCCAACGCGGATGCGGCAATCTGGGTCACCCCCTTGGCCAGAAAGAAgttcattaatattaagaagatAACAAACAAAAAGGGAATAGTAGCAGCTGCGGTAGACGAGCTTAAGATATACAGCTGCTACATATCTCCCAACATTCGAAGACacgaatttcttaaaagactTAACGAACTGGAGAGGGAGGTCACCAGACTGGGATCTAAAAACACCATTATTGCCGGAGACTTCAACGCTAAGTCAATTGCTTGGGGCTCCAAAAACACTGACAAAAGAGGCTACGACATCATGGAGATGGCTTATCAGACGCGACCTATGTATTGCAAGGAGTGTAGGCAGTCACACATTCGAAAGGATGGGCAGAACGTCACTAATTGA
- the LOC144475475 gene encoding uncharacterized protein LOC144475475, producing MMCDRACNQALQESVILKVYNASDHLYVRHTFKWEDLKNKQGLTANKISRKIDICKFTKKYEEWTNTNSTNNINSREEIDKYILDIGRIVSKSTKTPHPAFEHKNAVWWWTKEIAHARNDVIKARRRFQRGRGKNNDFNSITMLLNDYKEKKKRLKIEIKKAKAAAWEQFINTIDNDPWGKPYRWVMDKIKGRPPPAVLGDEELEEVVKKLFIIYPSKDNKNPDNNKKWNQTSAQKRSLRQ from the coding sequence ATGATGTGTGATCGGGCTTGTAATCAGGCTCTTCAAGAAAGTGTTATCCTCAAGGTCTATAACGCATCAGATCACCTTTATGTTCGCCACACTTTCAAATGGGAGGACCTAAAAAACAAACAAGGATTGACCGCTAACAAGATTTCACGGAAGATTGACATATGTAAATTCACAAAAAAATACGAAGAATGGACGAATACAAATAGTACGAATAACATAAACAGTAGAGAGGAAATTGACAAATATATTCTAGACATAGGTAGAATTGTCTCAAAATCGACTAAAACTCCACACCCAGCGTTTGAACATAAAAACGCAGTATGGTGGTGGACTAAGGAAATTGCGCACGCTAGAAATGACGTCATAAAGGCTAGACGAAGATTCCAAAGAGGTAGAGGTAAGAATAATGACTTCAACAGTATAACTATGCTGCTAAATGACTacaaggaaaaaaagaaaagactaaagatcgaaattaaaaaagctaAAGCGGCAGCATGGGAACAATTCATTAACACTATTGACAACGACCCCTGGGGGAAGCCATACAGATGGGTCATGGACAAAATTAAAGGAAGACCTCCCCCCGCAGTACTAGGGGATGAGGAATTGGAGGAagtcgttaaaaaattatttatcatttatccTAGCAAAGACAACAAAAATCCTGACAACAATAAGAAGTGGAATCAGACTTCAGCACAGAAGAGGTCGTTAAggcaataa